From Streptomyces sp. NBC_01551:
GGGATCGCACCGGTCGCCGAGGAACTGCGCCAGCGGCTCCCGCGCGACCTGCCGTACGAGACGACCACCCTGTACGACGCCCACCCGCCGCAGGCTCGCGCGCTGCACGGGATCAAGGGCCGGCTCAACGCGCCCGAGCGCCGCCGCCAGGCGTCCCGGCGCGCCGGGATGCGCGCGCGGGCGGAGAAGCTGAGCACGCTGTTCCGGGCGGCCGGGCCGGGGGCGGTCGTGATCGTCACCCAGGTGTGGGCGATGGAGTGGGTGGCGCTCGCCGACACCAAGGGCCTCACGGTCATCGGGATGAGCCACGAGTCGTACGAGGCCAGCCACAAGTCCTCGCGCGCCGCGCGGGTCCGGCGCCACTACCGGGAGGTCGACCGGCTGCTGGTGCTGACCCAGGAGGACGCGGACCTGTGGATCCGGGCCGGCATGGAGAACGTCGCGAGCATGCCGAACCCGCTGCCGTTCATGCCGGACTCCCCCGCTCCGCGCACCGGGAAGGTGGTGGCGAGCATCGGCAGGCTGTCCTTCGAGAAGGGCCTGGACCTGCTGCTCGACGCGTGGGCGGACGCGGCACCGCGCCACCCCGACTGGGTCCTGCGGATCTACGGGGCCGGCACGGAGGAGCCGGCGCTGCGGGCGCACTGCGCCTCGCTCGGGCTGGACGACTCGGTGGAGTGGATGGGCAGCACGGACGACGTGCTGGGCGCGCTGCGCCAGGCGTCGGTGTTCGCGCAGGCCTCGCGGGCCGAGGGGTTCCCGATCACGCTGCTGGAGGCGATGGCGGCGGGCCTGCCGGTGGCCGCGTTCGACTGCGCGCCCGGCGTACGGGAGATCGTGACGCAGGGGGAGGACGGGCTGCTGGCCCGGCTAGGCAACACGATGGAGCTGGCCGGGCACTTGGACGTGCTGATGTCGGACCGCGGGCTGCGCGATCGGCTCGGGGACACCGCGTTCCGCCAGGTGCGGCGGTACTCCAGTGCCGAGATCACCGACCGCTGGGAAGAGCTGCTGGCGTTCCTGGAGCGCTGAGCGCGGCGTGAACGTGTGAGACCGCCCGCCCCGGAAGGTGATCCGGGGCGGGCGGTCTCACGCGATCGGCCGTGTTCAGCGCTCGGCGTGCTGGAGGGCGCCCTTGCGGTTGGCCTCCCAGCCGGCCCAGGCCGAGGTGATCATCTCGCGGACGTCGTGGCGGGCCTTCCAGCCCAGCTCGGCGGCGATCTTGTCGGCCGAGGCCACGACCTTCGCCGGGTCACCGGGGCGGCGCGGGGTGATCACCGGCGCGTAGGTGTGCCCGGTGTTGGCGTTGAGGAGCTCGACCATCTCCTTGACGGAAACGCCCTCGCCTCGGCCGATGTTCACGGTGAGGTCCTTGTACTCGCCCGCCGCGCCCCACTCGGCGAGCTTGCGGGCCGCGACGACGTGGGCGTCCGCGAGGTCCTCGACGTGGATGTAGTCACGGATGCAGGTGCCGTCCGGGGTCGGGTAGTCGTCGCCGAAGATGCGGGCGCCCTGGCCCGCGTCGTAGCGCTCGAAGACCATCGGGACCAGGTTGAAGACGCCGGTGTCGGCGAGCTCCGGGGTCGCGGCGCCCGCCACGTTGAAGTAGCGCAGGCAGGCGGTGGAGATGCCGTGCGCCTTGCCGGCGGCACGGACCAGCCATTCGCCGGCCAGCTTGGTCTCGCCGTAGGGGCTGAGCGGCGCGCACGGGGTCGTCTCGGTGACCGAGTCCACGTCGGGCATGCCGTACACGGAGGCGGAGGAGGAGAAGAGGAAGTTGCGGATTCCGGCGGCCGCGACCTCGCCGAGCAGGACCTGGAGGCCCTCCACGTTCTCGTGGTAGTAGTACATCGGCTTCTCGACGGACTCGCCGACCTGCTTCTTGCCCGCGAGGTGCACCACGCCGGTGATCTTGTGCTCCCGGATGGTCTTCTCCAGGACCAGGCGGTCCAGGACCGAACCGATCACGAGCGGGACACCCTCCGGCACACGGTCCTCGTTGCCCGTGGACAGGTCGTCCAGGACGACCACCTTCTCACCCGCGAGCAGCATCGCGCGGACGACGTGCGCGCCGATGTAGCCGGCGCCACCGGTGATCAGAAACGTCATGCGTATCTCCCTGAGGGTCCCCCCGGACGGCGTCCGGGGGACTGTTCGATATATCCGTGCTGTAAACCTGTTGAGCCATGTCCGGGAAAGCGGCCATCGTACGGCGGTCGCCGTAGGAAGCCCGTCAACCCGACCGTCAACCCGACCGGCAGCCCGCCCGGGTCCGGTCCAAGCGGTTGCGAACGAGGGCCAGCGCGCCCTGCGCACCGGGCGCGAGCCGCAGCGCCAGCGAGCCGGCCGCCGTACGGTAAGGCTGCGCCAGCAGAACACCGTACCGGCTGCTCGGCAGGACCCGGCGGCCGAGCAGGTCGCCGAAGGGCCGCACCGCGGTGTGCACGGCGCTCCCGTCGGCGCAGCGCACCTCCACCCGGACGTCCCAGGCCTGCATGCCGCGCAGCCCCCGGCGCCGTCCCGTGACGGCCAGGCCGCCCACGCGCAGCGGCAGCTCGGCGACCCAGCCCCCGCCGCCCGGCGCGGCGGCCAGCGCGACCGGGTGCCCGAGGGCGGGTTCGCCTCCGTGCCGGGGCAGGAAGCTCAGCCGGGCGGTGTCCGGGCCGGCCGCGGCGAGCCGCCCGTACAGGTCGTGCACGCGGATCCGGACCGCGGCGCGCCCGGCCCGCTCCACCTCGACGGCGACGGGCAGTTCGGCGAGCGGCATCGCGGCCAGCCCGTCCAGCTCGACCGGCAGCTCCTCGCTCCACACCGCCGCCCCGTCGGCGCCGGTCGCGTAGGGCGGCAGCAGGCACGGCGGGGCCGAGGCGAAGCGGGTCAGCCGGTCCATGTCGGCGGGCGGGGCGTCACTGGCCCGCAGCAGCCGCACGATCCACCGGCCGTGGGCAGCGGCGGCGGCGATGTCGCCCTCGGAGAGGCAGTCCAGGCCGTGGCGGGTCAGGGTCCACCAGGCGGCCCGGTAGCGCGGGTCCGGGTCGAGCTCGCGCAGGTATATCGGCAGGTCGTATTCGAGGAACTTGACCTTGCAGGCGCGGCCGAGCGCGGGCGCGGCCTCGCCGAGGATGCGGGCGGCCTCGTGGTGGGCCTCGACGCGGGCGTGCCAGTTGCCGACGTCCGCCCGGTCCAGGGAGATCGAAACCCGGGCGGCGGTGCGGCGCACGTGCCAGACGTAGACGAGGTCACCGACGACCGCGATGCGCGGGGCGGCGGCCAGCACCCGGGCCGTGAAAACGAAATCCTCGTAAACGAACCGGCCGTCGGGAAAGCGGATCGCATGCTTGTCCAGGAAGTACCGGTCGTACAGCTTGTTGACGCACAGGGTGTCGCGGACCAGTTCGGGCCGGTCGGTGGGCTGCTCGATGACCTCGCCCGGCGTGTAGAGACCGGGCACCCACGGCAGGTCGCGGCCCCGCGGCAGCTCGCGCCGCACGCACGCGCCGACGGCGACGGGCGCGGCGTGCCGCTCGGCGGCCGCCACCAGGGCGTCCGCCGCGCCCGGCGGCAGGACGTCGTCGCTGTCCAGGAACATGACGTACGGGGCGGTCGCGGCCGCCATCCCGTCGTTGCGCGGTGTCCCGCAGCCCCCGCTGTTCTCCGCCCGGTGCACCACCTTCAGCCGGGGGTGGACGGCCGCCAGAGCGTCCAGGACCCGGCCCGTGCCGTCCGTGGAGGCGTCGTTCACCGCGACGACCTCGGAGACGACCGGGCCCTGGGCGAGAGCCGAGGAAACGGCCTCGCCCACGAGCCCGGCGTCGTTGAACGCGATCACCACAACGGTGACCGTGGAGGATGGGCAGCTGTTCACCCGGCGGACCATAGCCGACCTGGCAGGGGCCTAAATCAAGGTGAAGAGGGCGCTGACATGGACAGGATTAGAACGGACGGAACTCGTCGTACTCCTGCTGGGCCGAGTCACCACGCTTGGCTTCCTTCTCCTTGCGGCGCTGGGTGGCCGGGCGCGGGGCCTCCATGCGGTGGTCCTCACCGCGGCGGCCCAGCATCTCGGCGCCGGCCATCATGGTCGGCTCCCAGTCGAAGACGACCGCGTTCTCGTCGGAGCCGATGGCGACACCGTCACCCGCACGGGCGCCCGCCTTCTTGAGCGCCTCCTCGACGCCGAGGCGGTTGAGACGGTC
This genomic window contains:
- a CDS encoding glycosyltransferase produces the protein MSQQSAAGAGGRDIFLVSNSVDELGGVTTWSHQIARLFSERGHRVHVIGIAPVAEELRQRLPRDLPYETTTLYDAHPPQARALHGIKGRLNAPERRRQASRRAGMRARAEKLSTLFRAAGPGAVVIVTQVWAMEWVALADTKGLTVIGMSHESYEASHKSSRAARVRRHYREVDRLLVLTQEDADLWIRAGMENVASMPNPLPFMPDSPAPRTGKVVASIGRLSFEKGLDLLLDAWADAAPRHPDWVLRIYGAGTEEPALRAHCASLGLDDSVEWMGSTDDVLGALRQASVFAQASRAEGFPITLLEAMAAGLPVAAFDCAPGVREIVTQGEDGLLARLGNTMELAGHLDVLMSDRGLRDRLGDTAFRQVRRYSSAEITDRWEELLAFLER
- the galE gene encoding UDP-glucose 4-epimerase GalE, which produces MTFLITGGAGYIGAHVVRAMLLAGEKVVVLDDLSTGNEDRVPEGVPLVIGSVLDRLVLEKTIREHKITGVVHLAGKKQVGESVEKPMYYYHENVEGLQVLLGEVAAAGIRNFLFSSSASVYGMPDVDSVTETTPCAPLSPYGETKLAGEWLVRAAGKAHGISTACLRYFNVAGAATPELADTGVFNLVPMVFERYDAGQGARIFGDDYPTPDGTCIRDYIHVEDLADAHVVAARKLAEWGAAGEYKDLTVNIGRGEGVSVKEMVELLNANTGHTYAPVITPRRPGDPAKVVASADKIAAELGWKARHDVREMITSAWAGWEANRKGALQHAER
- a CDS encoding glycosyltransferase family 2 protein — translated: MNSCPSSTVTVVVIAFNDAGLVGEAVSSALAQGPVVSEVVAVNDASTDGTGRVLDALAAVHPRLKVVHRAENSGGCGTPRNDGMAAATAPYVMFLDSDDVLPPGAADALVAAAERHAAPVAVGACVRRELPRGRDLPWVPGLYTPGEVIEQPTDRPELVRDTLCVNKLYDRYFLDKHAIRFPDGRFVYEDFVFTARVLAAAPRIAVVGDLVYVWHVRRTAARVSISLDRADVGNWHARVEAHHEAARILGEAAPALGRACKVKFLEYDLPIYLRELDPDPRYRAAWWTLTRHGLDCLSEGDIAAAAAHGRWIVRLLRASDAPPADMDRLTRFASAPPCLLPPYATGADGAAVWSEELPVELDGLAAMPLAELPVAVEVERAGRAAVRIRVHDLYGRLAAAGPDTARLSFLPRHGGEPALGHPVALAAAPGGGGWVAELPLRVGGLAVTGRRRGLRGMQAWDVRVEVRCADGSAVHTAVRPFGDLLGRRVLPSSRYGVLLAQPYRTAAGSLALRLAPGAQGALALVRNRLDRTRAGCRSG